Below is a genomic region from Pseudomonadota bacterium.
GAAGCGGCCCGCCTTGAGCGACGCGTCGATGTCCAGGCAACCTGCGAGCACCAGCGGTTGATTCGCGACGATTCCAACGCTCTGTCCAGCCAGGCGTGCGAAGCCTACGATGATGTTGGTAGCGAAACCCGAGTGGATCTGAAACAGCTTCCCCGCGTCCACCACGTGCTCGATGAGCTGCAGCATGTCGTAAGGTTTGGAAGGATCTTGCGGCACCAGGCTCTCGAGCTGCTCACACGGCGTATCGACGGGATCGGTGCACTCGGCTCTGGGAGGGTCTTGTTGGTTGTTGCTCGGAAGAAACGAAAGGAGCCGGCGTACTTCTTTCAGGCAGTGCTCGTCGTCGTCGCACGCGAAGTGAGCCACGCCGCTCTTGTTGTTGTGTGTAGCGGCGCCGCCGAGCTCCTCCTTGCTGACCTTCTCGTGGGTCACGGTGCGTATGACATCCGGGCCGGTTATGAACATGTAGGATGAGCCGCTCACCATGAAGACGAAATCCGTGAGCGCGGGGCTGTACACGGCGCCTCCGGCACACGGACCCATGATCGCGCTGATTTGCGGCACGACGCCCGACGCCAAGGTGTTTCGCAGGAAGATCTCTGCATAACCGGCAAGCGATTCGACACCCTCCTGGATGCGTGCGCCGCCCGAGTCGTTGAGCCCGATCACCGGAGCGCCGACCTTGAGCGCAAGGTCCATGATCTTGCAGATCTTCTCCGCGTAGGCTGCGCTCAGCGAGCCGCCGAACACCGTAAAATCCTGCGCGAACACAAATACCTTGCGTCCGTCCACAAGACCGTAGCCCGTGACGACTCCGTCTCCCGGTATCCGCTGCTCATCCATGCGGAAGTCGTGGCAGCGGTGGGTGACGAGGCGGTCGAGCTCCACAAAGGACCCCGCGTCGAGCAACAGATCGATGCGCTCGCGGGCGGTGCGCTTGCCTGAGGCATGCTGCTTGTCGATTCGGCTTTGGCCGCCTCCCAGGAGGGCCAGCCGGTCCAGCCGTTCGAGACGCTCGACGGGATCCGTGAGCTTTTCGTCCGCCATGGGCCCGAGGCATAGCGGACAAGCGCCGGCAGGGGAAGACGCCCTCAGCGGTTTGTCTTGCCCCCACCCTCGAGGGCCGTAGGCATTTGCGGGTCGCTCTTGCGGGCCAGTGCATCCTTGATGTCGATTCCGAGGGGCCAGACTACGCCAGCAAGGCCCCCGACGCCGGACGTAACAAGCTTGGCCAACTGCAGCAGGATCCCGGTCGCGAGGGCGTTGGCTTCAGCCACCCCGACCCGGCCGTACAGAAAGACCATCGCACCCTCGACCGCGCCGGCACCGCCTACCGTCAGCGGAAAATAGGTGGCGGCCGCTGCCAGCGGCACGACCACCAGAGAGTCCATGGGTGTCACGGTCGCATCCAGCGCCGTAACCAGTACATGGCCGCTGACCGCCACGAGCGTATGCGTAGCCATGGCGAACGGGGCAGCCAGCATGAAGGGCCAAAACAGCTTGATCGCCGGCAGGCCCGCGGCCCAGCGGCTCAGGCCTCCCGGCAGCCACTCCGCCAGGCGCCGGCCCAGGCCGATCGCCAAGATGACGCCGATGCCGGCGGTCAGGCCCAGCGCGCTCCACAGCCAGATACCCTCGACGCCTGGGAGCGGGTTCAGATAGAACACGCTGGCCGCCAGCAGGATTAAGCCCGCTAGACCGAAAACCCGATCTACGAACACGACCGCGAGCGCTCCGGTCAGTCCGCGCTCCGAAAATGCCTGCCGGGTGCCAAGCGCACGCAACAGGTCGCCCGCTACCGCGCCCGGTAGCAGGTTGTAGAACATGCCTACCAGGTGCAGGTGCAGCAGGCGTCGAAGTCGAGGTGGGTTGCCGGCCCCGTAGGCGCGCAGAATGAGGGACCATCGGACCGCTGCCAGCGCCAGAGCCAGCAGGTACAGCGCGATACCGAGCACGACCGCCCAGGCGGACACCCGACCGAGGGCCCCCAGCAATTGCGCGGGCTCGACGATGGTGAGCAGGTAGCCCAGGGCGCCGGTGGTGATGAGCAGACGCAGCGCCAAGCCCGTGAACCGCCGAACGGGCCGGCGCGCCGTGCCCTTCCTGGGCTCCGCCACCGGTCAGGACTCAAGCGTTCCCACGAACTGCTCGTAGGCGTCCGCGTCCATCAGCGCCTTGAGCTCCCGCTTATCGGTGGGGCGAATCAGTACCATCCAGCCCTCACCGTAGGGCGCTTCGTTGACCAGCTCGGGGCTTTCCTGCAGCTGGTCGTTGATCTCCACGATCTCCCCGCTAATGGGAGCGAACAGCTCGCTCACCGCCTTGACAGACTCGATGTCCCCGAAGTGCGCGAGCGCTTCCAGCGTTGTCTGCGGCTCCGGCAGGTCCACCAGCGTGATGTCGCCAAGCTGCTCGACCGCAAAGGACGTGATCCCGATGCGGACGACGTCCCCTTCGTCGGATGCCCACTCGTGATCCTTGGTGTACCTCAGGTTCGCTGGAAAAGTTGCCATGATCTATTTTCACCGTTGCCGCTTATAAAATGGAGTGCGTACGACTTCCGCCTTCACGACCTTGCCGCGGATCTCGATCCCCAGCTCGGTCCCTCGCTTGGATGCCGCGGTGGGGACGTAGGCAAGACCGAGGTTGTGCCCCACGGTGAGACCTGGGCCGCCGCTTGTGACGCGGCCAATTCGCTCACCTGACCTGTCTAGCACCGGGTAGCCGGTACGTGCGATACCTCGTCCACGCATCTGGAAGCCCACCAGCTTGCGCGAAACTCCCTGCCGCTTGCAGGCTTGCAGCGCGGACTGGCCCAGGAAGCTCGGCTTGCTCAAATTGACGACCCAGCCGATTCCGGCCTCGAAGGGATTCGTGCTTTCGTCGATGTCCTGCCCGTACAGACACAAGCGTGCTTCCAGGCGCAGCGTGTCTCGGGCTCCCAGACCCGCCGGCTGGAGCCCGAATCGGTCACTTTTCTTCATCACCTGTCGCCAGATTGGCACTGCGGCATCGGGCTCGCAGAACAGCTCGAAGCCGTCCTCGCCTGTGTAACCGGTGCGTGCGGCGATAATCGAGCGGCCGCAAAGGTCCCCGCGGGCGAGCCGAAACGGTGCCAGGCCGGTCAAGTCAGCTTCTGCGCCGCAGGCGCGCAGGATGCTCTCGGCCTTGGGTCCCTGCAGCGCCATTAGGGCGTAATCGTCGCTTCGGTCTACGAACTGGCAGCGCTGGGCAGTGAGTTGTCGAAAATGAGACACCAGCTTGGTGCGGTTGGCCGCGTTGCAGACGACCACAAAGCGCTCGTGCTGCAGGCGGTAAACAATAAGGTCGTCGAGGATTCCTCCCTGCTCGTTGCAGCACACGGTGTACATGGCCTGACCCGCCTCGAGACTGTCGACGTCGCCCGCTACGATATACTGGAGGGCCGCACACGCGCCCGGCCCCTGCAGCACGAACTCGCCCATGTGCGACACATCGAACAGGCCCGCCGCCTCGCGCACCGCACGATGCTCCGCGGTCACCCCGCTGTAGCGGACGGGCAACCTGAACCCCGCGAAATCGACCAGGCGGCCCCCGAGTTCCCGGTGGACCTCATCCAGGGGGCTTGGGCGCGAGACCGACTCCATGCCGGGACCATAGCGGTGCTGTGCACCCCACGGCAAGCGATGAAAGCAACCTCCGTCCCACGCGGCCGATAATCGCGGCAAAGGAGCGCCGGCATGAACACACTTCGGGTCTATCGCGGGGGCGAGCTGATTCACGACGCTCGGCTCGGCAGCTGTCCGCTAGAGATAGGCTCTGCCGCCGACTGCGACCTTCGCGTGCAGGACCCGGAGATCGGACCGCGCCATTGGCTCGTGCGCGAGCAAGCGGGCAGCGTAGTCGCCTACGACGTTGGCGGTGGCAAGTCCCGGCGTTCGCTGCCATTGCCCTTGGCGCAGCCCGTTCCCCTCGGTAGACACCACCGCCTACTGCGAGTGCAGGCTCCGCAGACGAAGGGGCGCGGCCATGCGAGGGGTCCGAGCGAAGGCCCTGGGGATCGGGGCTCGAGTTGCCCGCCGGGCGCTGCGCTGAGCCTGGTGGTCGGGTGCGGGCAGGACGCACGCCGGTTTGCGGTGCGCGACAAGCCCATCTCGGTCGGCTCGGCGTCCGAAAACCAGCTCGTGCTGCACGACCAAGCTGTCAGCCCGCAGCATTGCCGCTTCCAGCCGAGCCGAGCTGGCCTGCTGGTAAAGGATCTCGGCAGTCGCAACGGCACTTACCTGGATGGCGTGCGGGTGCAGCAAGCCTATGTGCTGCCGGGTTCGCGCATCCGGTTGGGGCGCACGGACCTGTGGGCCCTCGAACGCCGTCCGGCGGCTGACCCTGAGTTTCCGATTGCAGCTTCCGTGGCGATGCGACAGGTGCTGGCCGAGGCAACGCGCTACGCCAGGCTTCCGTGGCCGGTCTTGCTCTTGGGAGAGACGGGCTGCGGCAAGGAGGTCCTGGCACGCCGGCTGCATGAGCAAAGCGCACGCCCCGGGCGCTTTGTGGCGCTCAACGCCGGCGGACTGCCCGCGCAGCTGGTGGAATCCGAGCTGTTCGGTCACGAGCGGGGCTCGTTTACGGGAGCAACCAACCGCCATTGCGGAGCCTTCGAGCAGGCGCATCGCGGCACGTTGTTCCTGGATGAGATCGGTGAGCTGCCGCTTGCGCTGCAGGCGCGGCTGCTTCGCGTGTTGGAAACCTGGCGCATCCGGCGGGTAGGAGCGGAGAGCGAGCTGGCGGTGGACGTGCGTCTCGTTTGTGCCACGCACCGCGACCTACGCAGCCTGGCCGGCTCCTCCGAGTTTCGTCTCGATTTGTACTACCGTCTTGCCCGTCTGGTGATTGAAATCGCACCCCTGCGCGAGCGAGCCGATGACATCGAACCGCTCGCTGCCCATTTTCTACGCTCGATTCAGTCGCAGGTGGGTCCCCGCTCGCTCAGCCCGGAAGCGCTGGCGCTCTTGCGCGGATACTCCTGGCCCGGCAACGCCCGCGAGCTCATGAACGTGCTTTGCATTGCTGCGGCCGCCGGTCCCTCCCCTTGCATCGAGCGTGATGACGTTGCAGCCGCGCTACGCCGCATCACAGCAGAGGCCAGCAACGAATTCAGTCCGAAGGCGCTGCGGCGGGTAGTCGACGGCTACGGCGGCAACGTCGCCGCAGCCGCGAGGGCGCTGGGTGTGCCGCGGACTACGTTGCGCGATCGCATCAAGCCTTAGTTCCTGCCCAGAATCGCGCCAGGCCGGCTTTCGTCCTCGAAAAAATCCTCGAAATAGCGCTGCTATTCCTGCGGTTTTTTACTGCGGGCGCGCTCGCCCTGGCCCTGGCATCGGATTCTGGGCAGGAACTGGGTCTTAAACCGGTATGGCGCCAGGTACAGCCACGGAGCGCGGCGCGGACCTCGTTGGTTACGGCGGGTGACCGCGGGCGCGGCGAAACGCGTCGCGTGCAAGACGCACCCGCATCGACACCAGCTCGGAGCCTACTTCGAGCGCGCGTTGCCAGCTGGCGGACTTCGACTTGCCGTGCAGGCGAGGGCGGCACTCGATCGTGACCCAAGAGACGCGCAGTCCGGCACGAAGCGCTCGAATCGGGAACTCGAAATTCAGAAAAAACGTGTCCGAAGCCAGTTGCTGCGGCAGGAAGAGCGCACGCCGAAAAAGGTACGGGCCATCGCTCTTCAGACGCACACCGTGCAGCAGCGTGATCAGGGTTCGCACGCCGAGCGAGAGCGACTTACGCACGAGCCCGTCGTCGCGGCTGGCGTAGGCGGAAAGCACGACGTCAGCCTTTTCGGCAGCGGCCGCTTGCCTCAGCGTGCCGATCGCTTGGGGCGCGATCTGCCCATCTGCCGGAAGGAACGTGACCCACTCGCCGCGCGCGGCCGCAACTCCCGTCTTCAGGCCGGCTCCCATCCCGCAGCGCCGGTCGTGGCGCACGCTGCGCGCCGCAAAGCCGGCGAGGGCTTGATCGGCGAGCTCACCGCTGCCGTCCGAGGAACCGTCGTCCACGAACACGATCTCGCTGTCGGGCTCGTGCGCGCTCAGCCATGTGCGGAGCTCCCGCAGCACCGCAGGCACGCTGCGCGCCTCATCGTGCGCCAAGATCACAACGGAAAGGTCGAGTGTGTCCATTGGATGACAAGAGCGCTCGGGTACTAGCTGCGTTCTCGCAGCACGCGAGCCGGGACGCCTGCGGCCACGCTGAAGGGGGGGATCGAGCGTGTGACCACGGCGCCGGCCCCGATCTGCGCCCCCTCTCCAATGCGGACACCTGGGAGTACGACGCAGCCGACGCCAAGGTCCGCGTGGCGTTCGATGGTCACGGGTGCGAGGTCCAGCGGCGCGAACAGGATCGGAATGCTTCGATCCACTTCCTTGTGCACCGAGGTCAGGATCTTGACCCCCGGCGCTATGCCGACCCGCTCACCGATCTCGATGCCGCCGGCGCTGTGCAGGAAACACTGTTGCCCGATCCAGGCCTCGTCGCCGATATCCATCCAGTTGTGGTGGTAGCCCTTCAGGATGGTCTGGTGTCCTACATACACGTTGTCACCCAGACGTATCCGGCTGGGATGAAACACCATCACGCCGGGTTCGAGAACGCAATGGTCGCCGCGCGCGGCGAAGTCGTCTGGCTGAAACTGCCCGCTCCCGTGGCTCCGGTGGCGCATGATCGAAGCAGGTTGATCCGAAAGCTCCTAAGGCTCCACCCAAGCCTATGGACCGCTCGCGTCGATGCGGTAGAGCAGGATGTCGTCTTCGTTTAGAGCGTCGGTCGATGATTGCAGCATGACGTCCCCCGGGAAGGTTCCCATGCCGACGAAGGTGCCCGTGCCCACCACCGCGCCGTCGTTGGGATCCAGGGCGAGCGCGGCGAAATCGTTGTCGCCGTCGGCGCCGATGGCCTGGACCCAGAGCAACTCGCCATCCAGGTCGTACTTGGCGATGGAGTTGCTGTCGTCGCTTGCCCCTGGGGCCTTGGACCTGACCGCCTCCACGAGTCCCGGGGCTGCCCCGAAGGTCGCGATGCTCCGGATGCGCCCGCCGACATATAAGAAGCCGCCGCTGGAAATCGGTCCCGGGTCGTAAACTGCGATCGCATAGCCACGGTCTCTTTCGGGCCCACCCGCTTTCTTGACCCACAATAGGTTGCCATCCGGATCGTACTTGGCGAGGAATTGGTCGTTGTCGTTGCTGTCGTGGGCCTCGACGGTGAGATCGGTTGGGCTGTCGGTGCAGGGCGGGTTAGGCACGGCCGGATCGACGCCCGGGGCCGGGGCCGGTGTCCCTGGCTTGTGCGGGGCTTTCGCAAAGAGCGCGCAGCCCCGGAACGTGCCGGTGACGTAGACATTGCCGGCCGAGTCGTGGGCCACGCTCTGGCTCACGGTTTGCTTGGTAGGAAAGCCGGCATGAGTGGCCCAGAGCAGATTGCCGCTCTTGTCGTAGTGCACCAGCAAGGCATCGGACGCGGCCGCCAGCCCACCGTAGGTGGTTAGCACCAGGCTCGAGCCCGAAGCGCCGGAGAGTTGCTTTGTTGCCGCGCCGGTCAGCTGCCCCGCGACGCTCCTGTTGCCCATCGGGTCGATGCTGACGCCAAAGCCCGCCGATTCGCCCTTGGCTCCGCCCGCACTGTCCGCCCAAAGCACGTTGCCCTGCTTGTCGTACTCGACCAAGAACAGGTCCGGCTTTCCCTGGCTCCTCAGGGACATCTCCATCGTTGCGGTGTCGAATACGAGCGTGCCCTCGAACTCACCCGATACCAAGATGTTGCCGCTCACCGGGTCGATGGCCACGCCTTGCGGGACCGCGGCACCCGCCCCATCCATGGAGGGCGTCAGCGACGCGGTCTCCGACCAGCGCGCACTGCCCTCGGGGTCGAAGCGGACGACGAACAGGTTCAGGTG
It encodes:
- a CDS encoding acyl-CoA carboxylase subunit beta — translated: MADEKLTDPVERLERLDRLALLGGGQSRIDKQHASGKRTARERIDLLLDAGSFVELDRLVTHRCHDFRMDEQRIPGDGVVTGYGLVDGRKVFVFAQDFTVFGGSLSAAYAEKICKIMDLALKVGAPVIGLNDSGGARIQEGVESLAGYAEIFLRNTLASGVVPQISAIMGPCAGGAVYSPALTDFVFMVSGSSYMFITGPDVIRTVTHEKVSKEELGGAATHNNKSGVAHFACDDDEHCLKEVRRLLSFLPSNNQQDPPRAECTDPVDTPCEQLESLVPQDPSKPYDMLQLIEHVVDAGKLFQIHSGFATNIIVGFARLAGQSVGIVANQPLVLAGCLDIDASLKAGRFVRFCDCFNIPLLTFVDVPGFLPGTSQEYGGIIKHGAKLLYAYCEATVPKVTVITRKAYGGAYDVMSSKHIRGDINYAYPTAEVAVMGPEGAVNIVYRKEIEDADDEELARLRFVEEYRSKFANPFKAAELGFVDAVIHPRSTRRHVIGALELLREKRDSNPPRKHGNLPL
- a CDS encoding flippase-like domain-containing protein; the encoded protein is MAEPRKGTARRPVRRFTGLALRLLITTGALGYLLTIVEPAQLLGALGRVSAWAVVLGIALYLLALALAAVRWSLILRAYGAGNPPRLRRLLHLHLVGMFYNLLPGAVAGDLLRALGTRQAFSERGLTGALAVVFVDRVFGLAGLILLAASVFYLNPLPGVEGIWLWSALGLTAGIGVILAIGLGRRLAEWLPGGLSRWAAGLPAIKLFWPFMLAAPFAMATHTLVAVSGHVLVTALDATVTPMDSLVVVPLAAAATYFPLTVGGAGAVEGAMVFLYGRVGVAEANALATGILLQLAKLVTSGVGGLAGVVWPLGIDIKDALARKSDPQMPTALEGGGKTNR
- the gcvH gene encoding glycine cleavage system protein GcvH, which gives rise to MATFPANLRYTKDHEWASDEGDVVRIGITSFAVEQLGDITLVDLPEPQTTLEALAHFGDIESVKAVSELFAPISGEIVEINDQLQESPELVNEAPYGEGWMVLIRPTDKRELKALMDADAYEQFVGTLES
- the gcvT gene encoding glycine cleavage system aminomethyltransferase GcvT, translating into MESVSRPSPLDEVHRELGGRLVDFAGFRLPVRYSGVTAEHRAVREAAGLFDVSHMGEFVLQGPGACAALQYIVAGDVDSLEAGQAMYTVCCNEQGGILDDLIVYRLQHERFVVVCNAANRTKLVSHFRQLTAQRCQFVDRSDDYALMALQGPKAESILRACGAEADLTGLAPFRLARGDLCGRSIIAARTGYTGEDGFELFCEPDAAVPIWRQVMKKSDRFGLQPAGLGARDTLRLEARLCLYGQDIDESTNPFEAGIGWVVNLSKPSFLGQSALQACKRQGVSRKLVGFQMRGRGIARTGYPVLDRSGERIGRVTSGGPGLTVGHNLGLAYVPTAASKRGTELGIEIRGKVVKAEVVRTPFYKRQR
- a CDS encoding sigma 54-interacting transcriptional regulator; the protein is MNTLRVYRGGELIHDARLGSCPLEIGSAADCDLRVQDPEIGPRHWLVREQAGSVVAYDVGGGKSRRSLPLPLAQPVPLGRHHRLLRVQAPQTKGRGHARGPSEGPGDRGSSCPPGAALSLVVGCGQDARRFAVRDKPISVGSASENQLVLHDQAVSPQHCRFQPSRAGLLVKDLGSRNGTYLDGVRVQQAYVLPGSRIRLGRTDLWALERRPAADPEFPIAASVAMRQVLAEATRYARLPWPVLLLGETGCGKEVLARRLHEQSARPGRFVALNAGGLPAQLVESELFGHERGSFTGATNRHCGAFEQAHRGTLFLDEIGELPLALQARLLRVLETWRIRRVGAESELAVDVRLVCATHRDLRSLAGSSEFRLDLYYRLARLVIEIAPLRERADDIEPLAAHFLRSIQSQVGPRSLSPEALALLRGYSWPGNARELMNVLCIAAAAGPSPCIERDDVAAALRRITAEASNEFSPKALRRVVDGYGGNVAAAARALGVPRTTLRDRIKP
- a CDS encoding glycosyltransferase family 2 protein, which produces MDTLDLSVVILAHDEARSVPAVLRELRTWLSAHEPDSEIVFVDDGSSDGSGELADQALAGFAARSVRHDRRCGMGAGLKTGVAAARGEWVTFLPADGQIAPQAIGTLRQAAAAEKADVVLSAYASRDDGLVRKSLSLGVRTLITLLHGVRLKSDGPYLFRRALFLPQQLASDTFFLNFEFPIRALRAGLRVSWVTIECRPRLHGKSKSASWQRALEVGSELVSMRVRLARDAFRRARGHPP
- a CDS encoding acyltransferase, which codes for MRHRSHGSGQFQPDDFAARGDHCVLEPGVMVFHPSRIRLGDNVYVGHQTILKGYHHNWMDIGDEAWIGQQCFLHSAGGIEIGERVGIAPGVKILTSVHKEVDRSIPILFAPLDLAPVTIERHADLGVGCVVLPGVRIGEGAQIGAGAVVTRSIPPFSVAAGVPARVLRERS
- a CDS encoding SBBP repeat-containing protein — protein: MQTRHATRLAVGARGRLSPPLPAWLVLASALLAAACGGDESPLPMAGSGAAGDAGAAGGGGGSGASGQGGEGGAGAGGASGTGGASAAGAGGQGGDPTAARCAKLGPASEVRASCERTGNGTATTWSRCAGGLTDDDASAVAVDRMGNVYVGIGLGDSSDGETEDALACWGLNAERYGTVTFDDMSVTSHADEDPALAKYDKSGKLLWVKSAPGMGKEGEIFGLAVDPSDNSVVAVGAFVGEAGFDPAKPLRSSHLNLFVVRFDPEGSARWSETASLTPSMDGAGAAVPQGVAIDPVSGNILVSGEFEGTLVFDTATMEMSLRSQGKPDLFLVEYDKQGNVLWADSAGGAKGESAGFGVSIDPMGNRSVAGQLTGAATKQLSGASGSSLVLTTYGGLAAASDALLVHYDKSGNLLWATHAGFPTKQTVSQSVAHDSAGNVYVTGTFRGCALFAKAPHKPGTPAPAPGVDPAVPNPPCTDSPTDLTVEAHDSNDNDQFLAKYDPDGNLLWVKKAGGPERDRGYAIAVYDPGPISSGGFLYVGGRIRSIATFGAAPGLVEAVRSKAPGASDDSNSIAKYDLDGELLWVQAIGADGDNDFAALALDPNDGAVVGTGTFVGMGTFPGDVMLQSSTDALNEDDILLYRIDASGP